From Streptomyces yatensis, one genomic window encodes:
- a CDS encoding Glu/Leu/Phe/Val dehydrogenase family protein has product MSRALAHEDVVIRRGRRSGLPLIVAVHSRALGPAVGGCRLRRYDTWQHGLADALRLSEAMTYKAAVAGLDFGGGKSVVALDNDTALTPQLREAALEDLGELIASFQGSYRTGPDVGTGPEDMVVLRRFSPYAYCAPEEHGGTGNSGGPTATGVLAALRAGAGQVFGDASCTGRTVVISGFGSVGSGIAAGLATEGAHVVVSDLEPSRKEAALASGYGWVEPGQALSAPADILVPAAVGGVLDDMTVPRITARLVVGPANNQLTEERLADDLAGRGIVWVPDFVASAGGIAYALSRESEGYSHEAAQKRVEGIGDTVTRILDLALTTGTTPLRAAQRIAERRLASSQAAQRPLRA; this is encoded by the coding sequence ATGAGCCGAGCACTCGCACATGAAGACGTGGTCATTCGACGTGGACGCCGTTCCGGGCTGCCGCTGATCGTGGCAGTGCACTCCCGGGCCCTGGGCCCGGCGGTCGGCGGCTGCCGACTGCGCCGCTACGACACCTGGCAGCATGGACTCGCCGACGCGCTGCGCCTGTCGGAGGCGATGACCTACAAGGCCGCCGTGGCCGGCCTGGACTTCGGCGGCGGCAAGAGCGTGGTCGCCCTCGACAACGACACCGCACTCACCCCACAGTTGCGCGAGGCCGCACTGGAGGATCTGGGCGAGCTGATCGCCTCCTTCCAGGGTTCCTACCGCACCGGCCCCGACGTCGGCACCGGCCCCGAGGACATGGTGGTCCTGCGGCGCTTCTCGCCGTACGCGTACTGCGCGCCCGAGGAGCACGGCGGTACCGGCAACTCCGGAGGCCCGACCGCCACCGGCGTCCTGGCGGCCCTGCGCGCCGGTGCGGGGCAGGTATTCGGGGATGCCTCCTGCACCGGACGGACCGTGGTGATCAGCGGCTTCGGGTCGGTGGGCAGCGGTATCGCCGCCGGCCTGGCCACCGAGGGCGCACATGTCGTCGTATCCGACCTGGAACCCTCCCGCAAGGAGGCGGCGTTGGCGAGCGGGTACGGATGGGTCGAGCCCGGCCAGGCCCTGTCCGCGCCGGCCGACATACTCGTCCCGGCCGCCGTCGGCGGCGTACTCGACGACATGACCGTCCCGCGGATCACCGCGCGCCTGGTCGTCGGCCCGGCGAACAACCAGCTCACCGAGGAGCGCCTGGCCGATGACCTCGCGGGGCGTGGCATCGTCTGGGTGCCCGACTTCGTCGCCAGTGCCGGCGGTATCGCCTACGCCCTCAGCCGGGAGTCGGAGGGCTACAGCCACGAGGCCGCCCAGAAGCGGGTGGAGGGCATCGGCGACACCGTGACCCGCATCCTTGACCTGGCGCTCACGACCGGCACCACCCCGCTGCGGGCGGCCCAGCGGATCGCCGAACGCCGGCTGGCGTCCTCGCAAGCGGCCCAGCGCCCGTTGCGGGCATGA
- a CDS encoding Lrp/AsnC family transcriptional regulator, with protein MDELDSAIVHHLQADGRLSNRALAEKLGIAPSTCLERTRLLHKRGIIQGYRAQVSLRALNRSVQAMVFTQVRPLRRDVVADFERSVTRLPEVVSVYTMAGSDDFLVHVTAQDIDHLHAFLLDQFTNRREIVGFRTSIIYQHLTNPVLDPLPPATEHL; from the coding sequence ATGGATGAACTTGATTCGGCGATCGTGCACCATCTGCAGGCCGATGGTCGGCTGTCCAACCGGGCCCTCGCCGAGAAGCTCGGTATCGCCCCCTCCACCTGCCTCGAACGCACCCGGTTGCTGCACAAGCGCGGCATCATCCAGGGCTACCGGGCCCAAGTCTCCCTGCGGGCACTCAACCGCTCCGTGCAGGCGATGGTCTTCACCCAGGTCCGGCCGCTGCGCCGGGACGTCGTCGCCGACTTCGAGCGGTCGGTGACCCGGCTGCCGGAGGTGGTCTCCGTCTACACGATGGCCGGCAGCGACGACTTCCTCGTCCACGTCACGGCCCAGGACATCGACCATCTGCATGCCTTCCTCCTGGACCAGTTCACCAACCGCCGGGAGATCGTCGGCTTCCGCACCTCGATCATCTACCAGCACCTCACCAACCCCGTACTCGACCCGCTCCCCCCGGCGACGGAGCACCTGTGA
- a CDS encoding GlxA family transcriptional regulator, translating into MAVHRVAVLALDGVTPLDLAIPTQIFTTRPETPYEMTLCALDAKVVTSAGFALVADGELEQLRTADTVVVPGFEPIVQLPDAVLDTLAGARDRGTRVVSICTGAFALAAAGVLDGLHATTHWKHIDELARGFPAVEVDRDVLYVDEGDVLTSAGVCCGIDLCLHLVRRDLGAVVANEIARGLVAAPHRDGGQAQYVPAPVAVAGEASLSGTRGWALHRLGEPLTLRVLARHAGLSQRTFMRRFTEETGTTPLQWLLGARLSRARELLETTDHPMDRVARECGLGTAANLRLHFRRTLGTTPTAYRRSFGRSVNSDTPVPGRAPEQRPVR; encoded by the coding sequence GCAGTGCATCGAGTCGCGGTCCTGGCGCTGGACGGGGTCACCCCGCTCGACCTGGCGATCCCGACGCAGATCTTCACCACCCGGCCGGAAACCCCCTATGAGATGACCCTGTGCGCGCTGGACGCGAAGGTGGTCACCAGCGCGGGCTTCGCCCTGGTCGCCGACGGGGAGCTGGAGCAGCTGCGCACCGCGGACACCGTGGTCGTGCCGGGATTCGAACCGATCGTCCAGCTGCCGGACGCCGTGCTCGACACGCTGGCCGGGGCCCGCGACCGGGGCACGCGTGTGGTGTCGATCTGCACGGGCGCCTTCGCCCTGGCCGCGGCGGGCGTGCTGGACGGGCTGCACGCCACCACCCACTGGAAGCACATCGACGAGTTGGCGCGGGGCTTCCCGGCCGTCGAGGTCGATCGCGATGTGCTCTACGTGGACGAGGGCGACGTGCTCACATCGGCCGGGGTGTGCTGCGGTATCGACCTGTGCCTGCACCTCGTGCGCCGCGACCTGGGGGCCGTGGTGGCCAACGAGATCGCCCGCGGTCTGGTCGCCGCCCCCCACCGGGACGGTGGGCAGGCCCAGTACGTACCGGCGCCCGTCGCGGTGGCCGGTGAGGCGTCGCTGTCCGGCACCCGGGGATGGGCCCTGCACCGGCTCGGCGAGCCGCTCACGCTGCGGGTGCTCGCCCGGCACGCGGGCCTCTCGCAGCGCACCTTCATGCGCCGGTTCACCGAGGAGACGGGCACGACCCCGTTGCAGTGGTTGCTGGGCGCCCGCCTCAGCAGGGCGCGGGAACTGCTGGAAACCACGGACCACCCGATGGACCGGGTGGCGCGGGAGTGCGGACTGGGCACGGCGGCCAACCTGCGGCTGCACTTCCGGCGCACACTGGGCACCACCCCCACGGCCTACCGCCGCAGCTTCGGGCGCTCCGTCAACTCCGATACGCCGGTGCCCGGTCGGGCGCCGGAGCAGCGGCCTGTCCGGTGA